In a genomic window of Heterodontus francisci isolate sHetFra1 chromosome 21, sHetFra1.hap1, whole genome shotgun sequence:
- the LOC137381105 gene encoding probable G-protein coupled receptor 139 — translation MDVVNGHLDHNDLIGHMRLMNGKLCLTNLLDFFEDVTNRIDKGDLVDVIYLNCQKALDKVPHRGSLARNNAKVIPCFLFCRNATMYTYPLHSTTGHMNQTQRKSNYNDTLLVSAIFSTIAINLVTIAILSQGKCGLSKCVTCYLVAMAAADLLVVIFDLILRHIPIVYLKHFLFLKYSIPVCNIHAALLFAATDCSVWFTVTFTFDRFVAICCQKLKTKYCTRKTSAIVLGTVTVLSCLKNISRYFMLSGQYWLRNEPWFCFATTSVLYSQFWTIIEFLHYILTPFVPFLVILLLNVLTVRHIVVSSRARRRLRANSNGESSRDSEMESRRKSIILLLVISANYVLLWAVLMVYSIWNRMWYLGNGSEHIPVFLQEIGFMLQLLSCCTNTCIYAVTQTQFREHLKTVLKYPFSPITKLIK, via the exons ATGGATGtggtaaatggacacttggatcataatgatctgattgggcatatgagactaatgaatgggaaattatgtttgacgaacctgttggacttttttgaggatgttactaacagaattgataaaggggatttgGTGGACGTGATATACTTGAATTGTCAGAAAGCTTTGGATAAGGTCCCCCACAGGGGTTCG TTGGCACGTAACAACGCTAAggtcataccttgtttcctcttttgtAGAAACGCAACCATgtacacatatccacttcattcgacCACTGGCCACATGAATCAGACTCAGCGAAAATCGAACTATAATGATACCCTCTtggtttctgccatattttccacaatagcga TTAACTTGGTGACGATTGCGATCCTGTCTCAGGGAAAGTGTGgcctttccaaatgtgtcacttgctacctcgtggccatggcagcggcagatctattGGTTGTTATCTTCGACCTTATTCTGAGGCATATTCCCATTGTTTACCTGAAACATTTTCTTTTCCTGAagtattccatccccgtgtgtaatatccacgccgcccTGCTATTTGCAgctacggactgttctgtctggttcaccgtcactttcacctttgatcgatttgtggccatttgttgccagaagctgaaaactaaatattgcaccaggaaaacgtcggctattgttctggggacagtgacggtgctgagctgtttaaagaacatttccCGGTACTTTATGTTATCAGGGCAGTATTGGCTGCGGAACGAACCCTGGTTTTGTTTTGCAACTACAAGTGTTCTGTACTCTCAGTTCTGGACAataatcgagttcctccattacattCTAACCCCGTTTGTCCCATTTCTTGTGATTCTACTGCTCAATGTGTTGACCGTCAGACACATTGTAGTGAGCAGTAGAGCACGCAGGAGACTACGAGCTAATAGCAATGGCGAGAGTTCCAGAGACtctgagatggagagccgaaggaaatcaatcattttactgttagttatctcagccaattaCGTACTGTTATGGGCAGTATTAATGGTGTATTCAATATGGAATCGAATGTGGTATCTGGGAAATGGATCTGAACATATACCAGTTTTTCTGCAGGAAATAGGCTTCATGCTgcaactcctgagttgctgcacaaacacttgcatttatgccgtgacccagactcagttcagagaacaTTTGAAAACTGTGCTGAAGTATCCTTTTTCTCCAATTACTAAATTAATAAAATGA